One stretch of Thermanaerosceptrum fracticalcis DNA includes these proteins:
- a CDS encoding NCS2 family permease encodes MLEKLFRLQENKTDVKTEVMAGITTFMTMAYIIFVNPSILSIAKIPFGAVMFATCISAALGTILMSLLANYPFALAPGMGLNAFFTFTVVLNLGLPWQAALAAVFISGLIFLLLTLTKAREAIVNHIPMSLKLAVGVGIGLFIALIGFKNAGIVVPNSATLVQLVSPQHFTDPELAKLLPPGTTVASVLLAVFGVLFTGALVIRGVNGALFYGIIVTTLVGIPFGVTKIPADFKIFGLPENPLGAFLAFDFRSVFEFGIIPIIFAFTFVDLFDTIGTLVGVSTKANMLNEKGELPRANQALLADSLATMFGAAMGTSTVTTYVESAAGVAAGGRTGLTSLVTALLFLVAIFFAPLVGIIPAAATAPALIIVGIFMMEPVTKIDFSDFMEAIPAFFTIVAMPFTFSIAEGIVAGVLSYTILRILTGRTKEINTTMWVLSVLFVIRFFLH; translated from the coding sequence ATGTTAGAGAAATTGTTTAGACTTCAAGAAAATAAAACAGATGTAAAAACAGAAGTAATGGCTGGAATTACTACTTTTATGACTATGGCTTATATCATATTTGTTAACCCCAGCATTCTGAGCATTGCCAAGATACCATTCGGAGCCGTGATGTTTGCCACTTGTATTTCGGCGGCTTTAGGTACTATCTTGATGTCTTTACTGGCCAATTATCCTTTTGCCCTGGCGCCGGGCATGGGCTTAAATGCCTTTTTTACCTTTACCGTTGTCTTAAACCTAGGCCTTCCCTGGCAAGCTGCTTTAGCCGCAGTTTTTATCTCAGGATTGATTTTTTTACTCCTGACCCTGACCAAGGCCCGGGAAGCCATCGTTAATCATATTCCCATGTCTCTAAAACTGGCAGTAGGCGTAGGTATCGGTTTGTTTATTGCCTTAATCGGTTTCAAGAACGCGGGAATTGTGGTACCTAACAGTGCTACGCTGGTCCAGTTAGTTTCTCCCCAGCATTTTACCGATCCTGAACTAGCCAAACTGTTACCTCCGGGCACAACCGTAGCCAGTGTCTTATTGGCCGTTTTTGGTGTTCTCTTCACAGGTGCTCTGGTGATCCGTGGGGTAAACGGTGCCCTGTTTTATGGGATTATTGTGACCACATTGGTGGGCATTCCTTTTGGTGTAACGAAGATTCCTGCTGATTTCAAGATTTTCGGTCTACCGGAAAATCCTCTGGGTGCTTTTTTGGCTTTCGATTTCCGCTCAGTCTTCGAATTCGGCATTATACCTATCATCTTTGCCTTTACTTTTGTCGACCTCTTTGACACCATTGGGACTCTGGTAGGGGTTTCTACCAAAGCCAACATGCTAAATGAAAAAGGAGAACTTCCTCGGGCCAATCAGGCGCTTTTGGCTGATTCTTTAGCCACCATGTTTGGCGCCGCCATGGGGACCAGTACTGTTACCACTTATGTGGAATCGGCTGCGGGTGTGGCTGCGGGCGGACGTACCGGTTTGACTTCTCTGGTCACTGCCCTGCTCTTTCTCGTGGCCATTTTCTTTGCACCCCTGGTGGGTATCATACCGGCGGCTGCAACGGCTCCTGCTCTGATTATTGTAGGTATTTTTATGATGGAGCCTGTCACAAAGATCGACTTTTCCGATTTCATGGAAGCTATTCCAGCCTTCTTTACCATTGTGGCTATGCCCTTCACTTTTAGTATCGCTGAAGGAATTGTAGCCGGTGTTCTTTCTTATACTATTCTCCGTATATTGACGGGGAGAACTAAAGAGATCAATACTACTATGTGGGTATTATCTGTGCTTTTTGTCATCAGGTTTTTCCTGCATTAA